DNA sequence from the Acidobacteriota bacterium genome:
CGGGATGGCCAATTCGTTCCAGGGCCCCCGCACGGTCCGTGTCGGCGTGAAGTTCAACTTCTAGACCGACGCGTCGCTCTCCGACAGAACGGGTCCGGTGGGGACTGCCCCGCCGGACCCGTTCGTTTTCGGCACGGGTAAAGGACGAGGGGATTCGTGCCGATTACGGTACCGACGGTCCGCTTGTCCCTCCGATGTCGATGAATCAACGTCAGCGTCCGCGCACCCCGCTTCCGAACGGCCTCAGTGGCGAGGTCACCGTCTACCGGCCGCTCCAGGTGAGCGATCTCTCGCCGCGCGGCGCGCGAGTGGAGACGCCGGAACCGCTGCGCGTCAATTCGATCAGGGCCTTCCGCTTCAACCTCGGCGACCAGACGGTGGTCCTCAAGGGTCGCGTCTGCCATTCCAGCGTCCGCACCCTGGACGATGACCTGGTGGTCTACACGTCCGGAGTGGAGTTCCTCGACGTCCCCACCGTCGCCCGTCAGGCCATCGAGCGCTTCCTCGATCGCGCCGTCATGTCCCCGTTCGCCGCGGAACACGGCGAGATTCACTGAGTGAGACGGCTGGGCCGCGGCGTAGCGCTACCGGCGCGAAGGCGGGCCGGCCCTGCCCGTGCTCCGAAGCCCCGGGGTCATCTGATTCTGACGTGTTGCAGGTAGTCGCCTGAGTCGATGCGGAGGGCGCCGCCGAGGGGGGCGTTGTAGAAGTACACCCACGCATCGAGGGTCTCGCCCGTATCGAGTTGCACGGGATAGAGATGGCGGGTGTAGAGGCTCTGATCGACGTGGTCCTCGCGGTAGCCTTCGATCTCGTCGAGGGCGGCGAGCACCGTGACGGGGTCGTCCATCTCGTAGACTTCGCCCCACACACAGCCGTCGGGATCGGGAATCGCGGCCGGATAGATGCCGAGGTCGTACAACGTGGCGCGAATCGAGCCGCGGCGCCGATGACGGAGCTTGCCTTCGATGCCCGCGCGGCGGCGCCGGTCGAAGCCCGTCATCAAGGTGCCGTAGAAGAAGGCCGCGGTACGCACGTCCCCGCCGTTGTGTCCTGCCGTGTTCAAACGTCGAAGTGTATCAGAAGTACCAGCGACGCGGACGGCCCGGACACGTCACATGGCTGGAGAGGGCTGTCGCCCCTCCAGCCCGTGAGTCCATCCGCGGAAGACGCGCGTGCGTGTGTCAGTCGTCGGCGCGGGGCTCGAGCACGCGGCGGGCGTGGTCGTCGTGCGTGGCGCGCGCGTGCGTGACGATCGTGTCGAGCAGTTCGGCAGGCAACGTGACGTGCAGCGCGACGCCGTTACCGACGCTCTCCACCTGCACCGTGTTGAGCAGCGGCGCGAACTCGGGCTTGCTGTCGATCTGGAGCCTCGCCAGCGCGAGCACGCCCTGCACCACGTCGCGCATGTTCTTGCCGGCGGCCTCGTCCTTGCCCTCGGCGCGGATGGTGGCCTGGAGCCCGCCGTTCAGGTGGCCCGACGCCGCGAACCACTTCACCTCG
Encoded proteins:
- a CDS encoding PilZ domain-containing protein, giving the protein MNQRQRPRTPLPNGLSGEVTVYRPLQVSDLSPRGARVETPEPLRVNSIRAFRFNLGDQTVVLKGRVCHSSVRTLDDDLVVYTSGVEFLDVPTVARQAIERFLDRAVMSPFAAEHGEIH
- a CDS encoding gamma-glutamylcyclotransferase; this translates as MTGFDRRRRAGIEGKLRHRRRGSIRATLYDLGIYPAAIPDPDGCVWGEVYEMDDPVTVLAALDEIEGYREDHVDQSLYTRHLYPVQLDTGETLDAWVYFYNAPLGGALRIDSGDYLQHVRIR